A window of the Mucilaginibacter sp. cycad4 genome harbors these coding sequences:
- a CDS encoding conjugative transposon protein TraM, producing the protein MTTPEKRRLIMLLVLPVFIVLFSALAFYAFVGGRGDTDRQTALTGKGINTQLPGAQLKKDKGGDKMAVYDQAQRDSASAKSKSAAGAFAALGWDTTKFSHKPLNNAETNEVQIKERLTQINRQINQPVPISKQPPDGYQATPQSAELEHLEKLLQQKQESRAPDPQMEQLSGMLDKIMQIQNPSLTKAQPNAVKPVVKDSAFKAIPALIDGNQKVKPGGVVKLRLLDSIVINGIIYPKGQSLSGLCAVTNQRLLLDIKNIRMGTAIIPVNLTVFSMDGMAGIAAPEAELGEAAGDGANGAFENMQFLSADYGIGTQAATAGISAAKSLLGKKVRKIRVRLKGGETVLLRINR; encoded by the coding sequence ATGACGACACCAGAAAAAAGAAGACTCATCATGTTGCTGGTATTGCCGGTGTTTATCGTGCTATTCTCCGCTTTGGCATTTTATGCTTTCGTTGGCGGCAGAGGCGATACAGATAGGCAGACAGCACTTACCGGCAAAGGCATCAATACCCAATTGCCAGGCGCGCAACTAAAAAAAGACAAAGGCGGCGATAAAATGGCTGTCTACGACCAGGCGCAGCGGGATTCCGCCTCTGCCAAATCTAAATCGGCGGCGGGCGCATTCGCCGCTTTGGGTTGGGACACTACGAAGTTCAGCCACAAACCGTTGAACAACGCCGAAACCAACGAGGTGCAGATCAAAGAGCGCTTAACACAGATCAACCGGCAAATCAACCAACCGGTACCCATCAGTAAACAGCCACCGGATGGTTACCAGGCAACGCCGCAATCTGCCGAATTGGAGCATTTGGAAAAGCTATTACAGCAAAAGCAGGAAAGCCGGGCGCCTGATCCGCAAATGGAACAGTTAAGCGGCATGTTGGACAAGATCATGCAAATTCAAAATCCCTCATTGACCAAAGCACAGCCCAATGCAGTTAAACCGGTGGTAAAAGATAGTGCATTTAAAGCGATACCCGCTCTTATTGACGGTAACCAAAAAGTAAAGCCGGGCGGTGTGGTCAAATTGCGTTTGCTGGACTCTATTGTAATTAACGGCATCATCTATCCCAAAGGTCAGTCTTTGTCCGGTTTATGCGCGGTAACTAATCAAAGGCTGTTACTGGACATTAAGAATATCCGTATGGGCACAGCTATTATCCCCGTCAATCTAACCGTGTTTTCGATGGATGGCATGGCGGGCATCGCGGCGCCGGAAGCCGAATTGGGTGAGGCAGCCGGGGATGGCGCGAACGGGGCGTTCGAAAATATGCAGTTCCTGTCGGCGGATTACGGCATCGGCACACAGGCGGCGACAGCGGGCATCTCGGCGGCGAAAAGCCTGTTGGGTAAAAAAGTGCGAAAGATACGGGTCAGGTTAAAGGGGGGCGAAACGGTGCTGTTGCGTATTAATCGTTGA
- a CDS encoding DUF4134 domain-containing protein, producing the protein MFTIAMLTCNVFFDIAAYGADGNAGINEATTQVKSYFDAGCNLMYAIGAVVGIIGAIKVFNKWNAGEPDTNKVAAAWFGSCVFLVVVATVLKSFFGL; encoded by the coding sequence ATGTTCACCATTGCCATGCTCACCTGCAATGTGTTTTTTGACATAGCGGCTTACGGAGCGGACGGCAATGCCGGGATCAACGAGGCTACCACCCAGGTCAAAAGCTATTTTGATGCAGGCTGCAATTTAATGTATGCTATTGGTGCGGTCGTCGGCATTATAGGCGCAATTAAGGTTTTTAATAAGTGGAATGCGGGCGAACCGGATACCAATAAAGTGGCGGCAGCATGGTTCGGTTCCTGTGTGTTCTTAGTGGTTGTGGCAACCGTACTTAAATCATTCTTCGGATTGTAA
- a CDS encoding TraG family conjugative transposon ATPase encodes MSIDIHQILPLTKVENGAILSAHGDITIGYSVTLPEIFTLADRDYEAYHQAWVKAIRLLLQGCIFHKQDYFTESTYKANFEKGGKSFLSRASEQFFNERAFLEHRCYIFLTQKRVDRKLGSSAYSNILRKSIVPQQTVNPVLYKDFLDSAGQFKRVLIDSGFISLRRLNDDELAGTAEQAGIIEQYLFLRTSGQQPLLQDIHIKDDIRVGKNRCELYTLADVEDLPPLCGSRINYDRYSTDRTKFSIGFASPLGSLLPCNHILNQYIFIEDGQKTIKRLEAKKLRLQSLSGYSRENAISRDAVNDFLNEAIAEQRLPIKAHFNVLAWSDDEHKAKDLKNLVGSAMAQMDATAKRETDGAAQVWFAGMPGNEGDFPMNDTFDTFVEQAACFFNLETGYQDSVSPFGIRLGDRLTGKPVHVDISDEPMRLGWITNRSKFTIGPSGSGKSFWTNHLLRSYYEQGAHVVIVDIGHSYQGLCELAGGYYFTYSENAPIKFNPFYLTNGDVLDTEKKESIKTLLLALWKKDDEPYRRSEYVAISNALTGYYQHLAQYPDVFPCFNTFYDYLMEHYLQVLENGKVKERDFDVANFLYVLNPYYRGGEFDYLLNATENLDLLHERFIVFEIDAVKDHALFPVVTLIIMEMITSKMRKLPGIRKVVLIEECWKAIAKEGMAEYIRYLFKTMRKFYGEPIVVTQEVEDIISSPIVKQAIINNSDCKILLDQSKYQNKFDAIQELLGLTDKEKAQVLSMNRANDPKRKYKEVFISLGQHSKVYRVEVSPAEYYAYTTEESEKVKVQQYAKKYGSIQKGIAMLVADLQTKNK; translated from the coding sequence ATGAGTATTGACATCCATCAAATATTGCCGCTAACCAAAGTCGAGAACGGCGCGATCCTGTCGGCTCATGGTGATATCACCATAGGTTACTCGGTTACCTTACCGGAAATTTTCACGTTGGCCGACCGGGATTACGAAGCCTACCACCAGGCATGGGTGAAAGCGATCCGCCTGCTCTTACAGGGTTGTATCTTTCATAAGCAGGACTATTTTACTGAAAGTACCTATAAAGCCAATTTTGAAAAAGGCGGTAAAAGTTTCCTGTCACGCGCCAGTGAACAATTCTTTAATGAACGTGCGTTCCTGGAACATCGTTGCTATATTTTTCTGACTCAAAAACGCGTTGACAGGAAGTTAGGTTCATCCGCCTACAGCAATATCCTTCGTAAATCCATCGTACCGCAACAAACCGTCAACCCGGTCTTATATAAAGATTTTTTAGATAGTGCAGGCCAGTTTAAGCGGGTATTGATCGATAGCGGTTTTATTTCTTTAAGGCGCCTGAATGATGATGAATTGGCTGGAACCGCAGAACAAGCCGGGATCATCGAACAATACTTGTTTTTAAGAACCTCCGGACAGCAGCCACTTCTGCAGGATATTCATATCAAAGATGACATCAGGGTTGGTAAAAACCGTTGTGAATTGTATACGCTCGCAGATGTAGAGGATTTGCCGCCGCTTTGCGGTTCCAGGATCAATTATGACCGGTACTCGACCGACAGAACTAAGTTCAGCATCGGCTTTGCCAGCCCTTTAGGCAGTTTGCTGCCTTGCAACCACATCCTGAATCAATATATTTTTATTGAGGACGGGCAAAAAACTATCAAGCGGCTGGAAGCTAAAAAGCTTCGCCTGCAATCCTTATCCGGTTATTCCCGTGAAAACGCGATCAGCCGGGATGCCGTCAATGATTTTTTGAACGAGGCGATTGCTGAGCAACGGCTACCCATCAAAGCGCATTTCAATGTACTGGCCTGGTCGGACGATGAACATAAAGCCAAAGACCTAAAGAACCTGGTGGGTTCGGCCATGGCGCAAATGGATGCAACCGCCAAGCGGGAAACGGACGGGGCAGCGCAGGTCTGGTTTGCGGGAATGCCCGGTAATGAAGGCGATTTTCCGATGAATGATACGTTTGATACGTTCGTGGAACAGGCGGCGTGCTTCTTTAACCTGGAAACCGGTTATCAGGATAGCGTCAGTCCCTTCGGGATACGTTTGGGCGACCGTTTAACGGGCAAACCGGTTCATGTGGATATTTCGGACGAGCCCATGCGATTAGGCTGGATCACCAATCGCTCTAAATTTACAATCGGCCCGAGCGGTTCCGGCAAAAGTTTCTGGACAAACCACCTGCTGCGCTCTTATTATGAACAAGGGGCTCATGTTGTGATCGTGGATATCGGGCACAGTTATCAAGGGCTTTGTGAACTGGCAGGTGGTTATTATTTTACCTATTCTGAAAATGCCCCGATCAAGTTCAATCCCTTTTATCTCACCAATGGTGATGTGTTAGATACAGAGAAAAAGGAAAGCATTAAAACTTTATTATTAGCGCTTTGGAAAAAGGATGATGAACCTTACCGCAGGTCTGAGTATGTGGCGATCTCCAATGCCCTGACTGGCTATTACCAGCACCTGGCTCAATACCCGGATGTATTTCCATGCTTTAATACTTTCTATGACTACCTGATGGAACATTACCTGCAGGTTTTGGAAAATGGCAAGGTCAAAGAGCGGGATTTCGATGTAGCGAATTTCCTTTATGTGCTGAACCCGTATTACCGGGGCGGCGAATTTGATTACCTGTTAAACGCTACGGAAAACCTTGACTTATTGCACGAACGCTTTATTGTATTTGAGATAGATGCGGTAAAGGACCATGCACTTTTTCCGGTAGTTACGCTCATTATCATGGAAATGATCACCTCCAAAATGCGCAAGCTGCCTGGCATCCGAAAAGTAGTGCTGATAGAAGAATGCTGGAAGGCCATCGCCAAAGAAGGCATGGCTGAATATATCCGGTATTTATTTAAGACCATGCGTAAGTTCTACGGTGAACCGATCGTGGTAACCCAGGAAGTCGAGGATATCATCAGCAGTCCCATCGTCAAACAGGCGATCATTAATAACAGTGATTGTAAGATCCTTTTAGATCAAAGTAAATATCAAAACAAGTTTGACGCGATACAGGAATTGCTGGGCCTCACGGATAAAGAAAAAGCACAGGTACTTTCTATGAACCGGGCAAATGATCCCAAACGCAAATACAAAGAGGTATTTATCTCCCTGGGCCAGCATTCCAAAGTTTACCGGGTCGAAGTCAGTCCGGCGGAATATTACGCGTACACCACCGAAGAAAGCGAAAAAGTCAAAGTACAGCAATACGCAAAAAAATATGGTAGCATACAAAAAGGGATCGCTATGCTGGTAGCAGATCTACAAACCAAAAACAAATAA
- the traK gene encoding conjugative transposon protein TraK, with protein MFQQFKNIDSAFKHIKLFSYLLIAACVGISCFAIYKSYQSSDNFKNHIYVLANGKALEAIAADRKDNIPVELRDHIKVFHTDFFSLDPDDKQIQATITKALYLADGSAKTAYDNLKEAGYYNNIVSGNISQQIAVDSIKLDINQYPYAFTCYASEKLVRSTSTTTRSLITQGYVRNVSRSDNNPHGFLIERWETVENKDEQTKNTQP; from the coding sequence ATGTTTCAGCAATTCAAAAATATAGACAGTGCTTTTAAACATATCAAGCTGTTCAGCTACCTGCTGATTGCTGCTTGCGTGGGGATCAGTTGCTTCGCGATCTATAAAAGCTACCAGAGTTCGGACAATTTTAAAAACCACATTTATGTATTGGCTAATGGCAAGGCCCTGGAAGCTATCGCCGCTGACCGGAAAGACAATATACCGGTAGAGTTGCGCGATCATATCAAAGTTTTTCATACAGACTTTTTTAGTCTTGACCCGGATGACAAACAGATACAGGCGACTATCACCAAAGCATTATACCTGGCCGACGGTAGCGCGAAAACAGCTTACGATAACCTAAAGGAAGCAGGTTATTATAACAATATCGTCAGCGGCAATATCAGCCAGCAGATCGCGGTAGACAGCATCAAACTGGATATTAACCAATATCCATACGCTTTTACCTGCTATGCGAGCGAGAAACTGGTACGCAGTACCTCAACAACCACCCGAAGTTTAATTACGCAAGGATATGTTCGTAATGTGAGCCGGAGCGATAATAACCCGCATGGTTTTTTAATCGAACGATGGGAAACGGTAGAAAACAAGGACGAACAAACTAAAAACACGCAGCCATGA
- the traJ gene encoding conjugative transposon protein TraJ, giving the protein MKNKILTTGTVMLLLTATVMQVNAQDITSSLKGMQPVLDNVYNQMIPMCSNLIGAARGIAGFAALWYIASRVWGQIARAEPLDFYPLLRPFALGICIMLFPAVIALMNGVMQPVVSATGAMVSNSDNSIALLLKQKEDAIKHSSTYQMYVGDDGNGDRAQWYKYTHPDDPNDQNEGTFSGLGNDVKFWMDKMQYNFKNNIKQWMSEILQVLYAAAILCINTLRTFYLVVLAILGPLVFGFAVFDGMHHSLQQWIARYINIFLWLPIANIFGSIIGQVQQQMIKLDISQIQSSGDTFFSPTDTCYLIFLCIGIVGYFSVPSVANYVIHAHGGNGLLSRVTSLTATTVSNVPSAAAAIGDRGEQARSNILNAPSDFMEGYRGTGNNHQKNKLEGK; this is encoded by the coding sequence ATGAAAAATAAAATATTAACCACCGGTACAGTTATGCTACTGCTTACCGCCACCGTTATGCAAGTCAATGCCCAGGACATTACTTCGAGTTTGAAAGGGATGCAACCGGTATTGGATAATGTGTATAACCAAATGATACCGATGTGTAGCAACCTGATCGGTGCCGCGCGGGGCATAGCAGGGTTTGCAGCCTTATGGTACATCGCGTCACGAGTATGGGGGCAGATCGCACGGGCAGAGCCGCTCGACTTTTATCCGCTGTTGCGTCCTTTCGCATTGGGGATATGCATTATGCTCTTCCCGGCGGTCATTGCACTGATGAATGGTGTGATGCAGCCGGTTGTGTCGGCTACCGGGGCGATGGTCAGTAATTCGGATAATTCGATAGCCTTACTGCTCAAACAAAAAGAGGACGCGATAAAGCATAGCAGCACCTATCAAATGTATGTAGGTGACGACGGTAACGGTGACCGGGCACAATGGTACAAATACACCCATCCGGATGACCCGAACGATCAGAATGAGGGCACCTTTTCCGGTTTGGGCAATGATGTGAAATTCTGGATGGACAAGATGCAGTACAATTTCAAGAACAATATCAAGCAGTGGATGTCGGAGATATTGCAAGTATTGTATGCAGCAGCTATCCTTTGTATCAATACTTTACGCACTTTCTACCTGGTCGTATTAGCCATCTTAGGGCCATTGGTATTCGGGTTTGCAGTTTTCGATGGCATGCACCATTCTTTGCAGCAATGGATCGCCCGTTACATCAATATCTTTTTATGGCTGCCTATCGCTAACATCTTTGGTAGTATCATCGGCCAGGTGCAGCAGCAAATGATTAAACTGGACATATCACAGATACAAAGTTCGGGCGATACGTTTTTTAGTCCCACCGATACCTGCTATCTCATATTTCTCTGCATCGGCATAGTTGGCTACTTCTCGGTGCCAAGCGTCGCCAACTATGTCATACACGCGCATGGTGGTAACGGATTATTAAGCCGTGTAACCAGTCTTACGGCTACCACGGTAAGCAACGTACCATCTGCCGCGGCGGCTATAGGTGATCGCGGCGAACAGGCACGAAGCAACATTCTGAATGCCCCATCAGATTTTATGGAGGGCTATCGTGGAACAGGCAATAATCATCAAAAAAACAAATTGGAGGGCAAGTAA
- a CDS encoding alpha/beta hydrolase produces MKKIYCLFPVLVTVIFICSCKSMRETQAINPRPDAEISKNAKDTLDRRKKVTNITILYGTDRRRILDNNGNIQEYDNIPAAPGLVRYDVGYTVVSIPPNHEAGKIETKSIWKLQFREDTLKHVVQRKITLLTDQDFNRMLGNSKSGEDAFIFVHGYNNSFKDAALRTAQLAFDIHLPITPIMFSWSSNAKPAAYANDEDRVQLAVPAFIDFLKRVAKNGHFNRLHLIAHSMGNRLISLAMLQIENDKTDLKIDQVIMAAPDIYASLFQLNLAQALTKKASHVTIYTAKNDLALMLSKSFHNDLRLGEIGKPPPMLEFRNIDIIDAVNQKLDFLGHDRFARSPVIIEDMDNIFKYRMNAQQRNIHMEMIGNYHYYSFP; encoded by the coding sequence ATGAAAAAAATCTATTGCCTGTTCCCCGTTTTGGTAACAGTAATATTTATTTGCTCTTGTAAATCAATGCGTGAAACGCAAGCGATTAACCCAAGGCCAGACGCGGAAATATCCAAGAACGCCAAAGACACGTTAGATCGGCGAAAAAAAGTCACCAATATAACTATCTTATACGGTACCGACCGGAGACGGATCTTGGATAATAATGGTAACATCCAGGAATATGATAATATCCCGGCTGCACCTGGTCTTGTTAGATATGACGTAGGATATACCGTTGTATCAATTCCACCGAATCATGAAGCTGGTAAGATAGAAACGAAAAGTATATGGAAACTTCAATTTAGAGAAGATACACTGAAACATGTCGTTCAGCGAAAAATAACCTTGCTTACTGACCAAGATTTTAATCGCATGCTTGGAAATTCCAAGAGTGGAGAAGACGCCTTTATCTTTGTCCATGGTTATAATAATAGCTTTAAAGACGCAGCTTTAAGAACAGCACAATTAGCATTCGATATTCACCTTCCTATCACGCCGATTATGTTCAGTTGGTCATCCAATGCTAAACCTGCCGCATATGCAAACGATGAGGATCGGGTTCAACTGGCGGTTCCGGCTTTTATTGATTTTTTAAAGCGAGTTGCCAAGAATGGACATTTTAATAGGCTTCATTTGATTGCTCACAGCATGGGGAATCGTTTGATCAGCTTGGCTATGCTTCAAATAGAAAACGATAAAACAGATTTAAAAATCGATCAGGTCATCATGGCGGCACCAGATATATATGCAAGTCTCTTTCAGTTGAACCTTGCTCAGGCATTAACTAAAAAGGCAAGTCATGTTACAATTTATACCGCTAAAAATGATCTCGCATTGATGCTATCCAAGAGTTTTCATAATGATCTGAGATTAGGCGAAATCGGAAAGCCACCTCCGATGTTGGAATTTAGAAACATCGACATCATCGATGCGGTCAATCAGAAATTGGATTTTTTGGGGCATGATCGATTTGCCAGATCACCGGTTATCATTGAGGATATGGATAACATTTTTAAATATCGAATGAATGCTCAGCAACGTAATATCCATATGGAAATGATCGGGAATTACCACTATTATAGCTTTCCTTAA
- a CDS encoding histone H1 — translation MEKFEKVKALIESAGADAEKFYNKGNAAAGTRLRKAMQDLKVAAQDIRAEVTERKNNI, via the coding sequence ATGGAAAAGTTTGAAAAAGTAAAGGCATTAATAGAATCGGCGGGCGCCGATGCTGAAAAGTTTTATAACAAGGGTAATGCTGCGGCTGGAACAAGGCTTCGCAAGGCCATGCAAGATTTAAAAGTTGCTGCGCAGGATATTCGGGCAGAAGTGACTGAAAGAAAAAACAATATTTAA
- a CDS encoding helix-turn-helix transcriptional regulator yields the protein MAMLVFGTQIHIVTFIFILLEICMLIFQLAYYSFRPQDKNRIRYLILLFLMLFYNITGGLFPDPGINISIPIQIMTAYGSGFLMASYFPFYFYKAFDLSSLRWHALFGVPLFLMLPYAVFFVIVYAINGNLKADIKLGMIVPLIYALVLLWIMFNSIREKYKRNRNKNEYLEELAMYSAITPWASLTFFGLVEESQLIEVLCTNTGIIAISILFLGKSIKREREEYGKLQELGRIGSQREEFEEQCKFYRLTNREIQIVLLVREGLTYKEISEKLFIAGKTVDNHVQNIYEKTEVNNKVALIQKLHIYP from the coding sequence ATGGCCATGCTTGTATTCGGTACTCAAATTCATATCGTCACTTTCATATTCATTTTACTGGAAATCTGTATGCTCATTTTCCAGCTCGCCTATTACTCATTTCGACCGCAGGATAAAAACAGAATAAGGTATCTGATCCTGCTATTTTTAATGCTTTTTTATAATATCACAGGCGGTCTTTTTCCCGATCCCGGAATCAATATTTCTATTCCCATACAAATAATGACCGCTTATGGAAGTGGGTTTTTGATGGCTTCCTACTTCCCTTTTTATTTTTATAAAGCATTTGATCTGAGCTCACTTCGCTGGCATGCGCTTTTCGGAGTTCCTTTATTTTTAATGCTACCCTATGCGGTTTTTTTCGTGATCGTTTACGCCATCAACGGTAATCTAAAAGCCGATATTAAGTTGGGAATGATAGTGCCTTTAATCTATGCCTTAGTGTTACTTTGGATAATGTTCAATTCTATCCGTGAAAAATATAAGAGGAACAGAAATAAAAATGAATATCTGGAAGAGCTAGCCATGTATAGTGCCATCACTCCCTGGGCATCATTGACTTTTTTTGGTTTGGTGGAAGAAAGTCAGCTTATAGAGGTATTATGTACCAATACGGGAATCATCGCGATTTCTATACTGTTTCTTGGAAAATCTATTAAGAGGGAGCGTGAAGAGTATGGGAAATTACAAGAATTAGGACGTATCGGATCTCAAAGGGAGGAATTTGAAGAACAGTGTAAATTTTACCGGCTAACTAACCGGGAAATTCAAATCGTATTGTTAGTTCGTGAGGGGTTGACCTATAAAGAAATATCAGAAAAACTATTTATTGCAGGAAAGACCGTAGATAACCATGTTCAGAATATTTATGAAAAGACAGAAGTCAACAATAAAGTTGCCCTTATTCAGAAATTACATATCTATCCTTAA
- a CDS encoding TerB family tellurite resistance protein: MGSIKIWLRCICVLLCTLSFQRSKAQDQDIQQLILDIEKLTQFKAILSDMQQGYSILTQGYGQVKDLAQGNFNLHSVFLNGLMQVNPEVAKYARVADIIADEISILSEYRKAYRQFQNSGSFNADELDYLARVYGQLTSAALNDVNDLANIITASKLRMSDDERLSAIDRIYASSNDKLSFLRDFNRRTNILLVQRQQEQNEVNNLKTLYP; encoded by the coding sequence ATGGGATCAATTAAAATTTGGTTGAGGTGTATCTGCGTTTTGCTTTGCACACTCAGCTTTCAACGCTCAAAAGCCCAGGATCAGGACATTCAGCAATTGATACTGGATATTGAAAAATTGACGCAATTCAAGGCCATTCTTTCGGATATGCAGCAAGGGTATTCCATCCTTACACAGGGCTACGGTCAGGTAAAAGATCTGGCGCAGGGCAATTTCAACCTGCATTCGGTTTTCCTGAATGGCTTGATGCAGGTTAATCCCGAAGTAGCTAAATATGCAAGAGTGGCTGATATTATCGCTGATGAGATCAGTATCCTTTCGGAATATAGGAAAGCTTACAGGCAATTTCAAAACAGCGGGAGTTTCAACGCTGATGAACTCGATTACCTCGCCAGAGTTTACGGGCAATTAACGAGCGCCGCTTTAAACGATGTCAATGACCTGGCCAACATCATTACCGCTTCAAAATTACGAATGTCAGATGACGAGCGCCTGTCGGCCATTGATCGCATATATGCTTCCAGCAACGACAAACTGTCCTTTCTACGAGACTTTAACCGACGTACTAATATCCTGTTGGTTCAACGCCAGCAGGAGCAGAACGAGGTCAATAACTTAAAAACACTGTATCCATGA
- a CDS encoding DUF4133 domain-containing protein, with translation MSSVYQINKGVSKPIVFKGLKAQYIAYLAVGLVVLLIGFAVLYIIGLTLWAILPLIIGLGSGLFFGVSRLSHRFGEHGLSKHFAKKQLPEYLKCNSRQVLINLKSNL, from the coding sequence ATGAGTAGTGTATATCAGATCAATAAAGGGGTGTCAAAACCAATTGTTTTTAAGGGTCTAAAAGCGCAATATATCGCTTACCTGGCTGTCGGCTTAGTGGTTTTATTAATTGGGTTTGCAGTGCTATACATCATTGGCTTGACCCTTTGGGCGATCCTGCCGCTTATTATTGGTTTAGGTTCAGGTTTGTTTTTCGGCGTATCCAGGCTTAGTCACCGTTTCGGTGAGCATGGGCTATCCAAACACTTCGCCAAAAAACAGTTGCCTGAATATCTCAAATGTAATTCCAGGCAGGTACTTATTAATCTTAAAAGTAACTTATGA
- a CDS encoding RteC domain-containing protein: MLRKFSDKLLTQLSDDISKIIANETEPFKILSAVLGAVRSALKKLKDYIEEHPFKDKTEEIEFFKYIKPEFYSLRIFYLEKYNIDTSLPSGDTEILKNYYHEEIKAVNRFFKQIYFHYQYYRLRATELDNLYFVRGVDVQSVLIPEVPELDREFATSCDYLFSKIKAYELLQDYLLKMLGNLNPTVSPVLLKEKETAELRWTGDKVNLVEVIYGFYFTGQLNNGNADIAVIIRFMEKHLQIDLSRAYRDFIDIRNRKASSPTRYIEQMRESIHKRVDDDLALKPVRKYRFKSIT, translated from the coding sequence ATGTTACGAAAATTTAGTGATAAGCTATTAACGCAGCTTAGCGATGATATCTCGAAAATCATTGCAAATGAAACTGAGCCGTTTAAAATACTGTCGGCTGTTTTAGGGGCAGTTCGTTCCGCTTTGAAGAAATTGAAAGATTATATTGAAGAACATCCTTTTAAGGATAAGACCGAAGAAATTGAGTTTTTCAAATATATCAAGCCTGAATTTTATAGTCTCCGAATCTTCTACCTGGAAAAATACAACATAGATACCAGCCTCCCCTCAGGTGATACTGAAATACTCAAAAACTACTACCATGAGGAAATAAAAGCGGTAAACCGCTTTTTTAAGCAGATTTACTTCCATTACCAGTATTACCGCTTAAGGGCGACCGAACTGGATAACCTTTATTTTGTTAGGGGTGTTGACGTGCAAAGTGTACTGATCCCCGAAGTGCCGGAGCTTGATAGGGAGTTTGCAACCAGTTGCGATTATTTATTTTCCAAGATCAAAGCCTATGAACTGCTACAGGATTATTTACTGAAAATGTTAGGGAATTTAAATCCGACTGTAAGTCCGGTATTATTGAAAGAAAAAGAAACTGCTGAACTCAGGTGGACGGGGGATAAAGTCAACCTGGTTGAAGTCATCTATGGCTTTTATTTTACCGGGCAGCTCAATAACGGCAATGCGGATATCGCGGTAATTATCCGCTTTATGGAAAAACACTTACAAATTGATTTGTCCAGGGCTTACCGGGATTTTATCGATATCCGGAACCGTAAAGCAAGCAGTCCGACAAGATATATTGAACAGATGCGGGAGTCCATACATAAACGTGTAGATGACGATTTGGCTTTAAAGCCTGTACGCAAATATCGTTTTAAATCAATTACTTAA
- a CDS encoding conjugal transfer protein TraI — MKKYMVILPLSAVTVFVSLPEGADAQIVVSQVLQETVGRVIRAIDLEVQRLQNKTIWLQNAQKALENQLSKLKLTEISDWSEKQKNLYDNYYNELWQVKSVIAYYEHIKDMTGKQATLVGQYNHAWGLLQSDKHFSADELKYMQSVYSGILQESVKNLDEILVVINSFKTQMSDAKRLELVNKAADRVDTNCSDLKQFNNQNYMLSIQRAKDENEVLTLKKYYGID, encoded by the coding sequence ATGAAAAAGTATATGGTCATTTTGCCTTTATCAGCAGTCACCGTATTTGTATCTCTGCCCGAGGGCGCGGATGCACAGATTGTGGTCAGCCAGGTATTGCAGGAAACGGTTGGCCGGGTGATCCGGGCCATCGACCTGGAAGTGCAGCGATTGCAGAACAAAACAATCTGGTTGCAAAACGCCCAGAAGGCACTGGAAAATCAACTGTCCAAACTCAAACTTACAGAGATATCGGACTGGTCAGAGAAACAGAAAAATCTGTATGATAACTACTACAATGAACTTTGGCAGGTCAAATCAGTGATCGCCTATTACGAGCACATCAAAGATATGACCGGAAAGCAGGCGACTTTGGTCGGTCAGTACAATCACGCCTGGGGCCTGCTCCAATCGGATAAGCATTTCTCTGCTGATGAATTGAAATATATGCAATCTGTTTATTCGGGTATCTTACAGGAAAGCGTCAAAAACCTTGATGAAATTTTAGTGGTCATCAATTCTTTTAAAACGCAAATGAGCGATGCCAAACGACTGGAACTGGTTAATAAAGCAGCAGACCGGGTAGATACCAACTGTAGCGACCTGAAGCAATTCAATAACCAGAATTATATGCTGAGTATCCAACGGGCAAAGGACGAAAACGAAGTACTCACTTTAAAAAAGTATTATGGAATTGATTAG